The following coding sequences are from one Clostridioides difficile ATCC 9689 = DSM 1296 window:
- a CDS encoding S8 family peptidase has translation MNNKVKVAVLDTGIDKEHDYLKDNLVGGIAFECMHDYIFISDKFDDEDGHGTACASIIKKEYEDVELFVIKILRKDGITNIKVLEEALRYLLDTNIRLINLSLSVIGVESVKGLFEVCYELFRKGKIIVCSLANDFDLSYPAMFNNVIGVRGFTLDGDDSFWYNKKYDVQCVMDSNSYISCDINNSYRLPPKCNSYLSAKLTGKIAKILSEKPGITISDLNDKLESLATRNHWDSCDFDECSRIVNFKLDLYDKENALLMKVADVVRDCLDIEDNNEKLFKGSLFNKEIGLVYDNCFNLLKKLEHRFDIKFNYMDISKYDLVSIYTLTELVERYKNL, from the coding sequence ATGAATAATAAAGTTAAGGTTGCAGTATTAGATACAGGAATAGACAAAGAACATGATTACTTAAAAGATAATTTAGTTGGAGGAATTGCTTTTGAATGTATGCATGATTATATCTTTATATCAGATAAATTTGATGATGAAGATGGTCATGGAACTGCTTGTGCATCAATAATAAAGAAAGAGTATGAAGATGTAGAGTTATTTGTAATAAAAATTTTGAGAAAAGATGGTATTACAAATATAAAAGTTCTTGAAGAAGCATTAAGATACCTTTTAGACACTAACATAAGATTAATTAATTTAAGTTTATCAGTCATAGGAGTAGAAAGTGTTAAGGGCTTATTTGAAGTTTGTTATGAATTGTTTAGAAAAGGAAAAATAATAGTATGTTCACTCGCTAATGATTTTGACTTAAGTTATCCAGCTATGTTTAACAATGTTATAGGTGTAAGAGGATTTACTTTAGATGGAGATGATTCATTTTGGTACAACAAAAAATATGATGTTCAATGTGTTATGGATAGCAATTCATATATAAGTTGTGATATAAATAATTCCTATAGATTACCACCAAAATGTAATAGTTATTTATCAGCAAAGCTTACTGGTAAAATAGCTAAGATATTATCAGAAAAACCAGGCATAACAATATCTGATTTAAATGATAAGCTTGAATCATTAGCAACTAGAAATCATTGGGATAGTTGTGATTTTGATGAGTGTAGTAGAATTGTAAACTTTAAATTGGATTTGTATGACAAAGAAAATGCTCTTCTTATGAAAGTTGCTGACGTTGTTAGGGATTGCTTAGATATTGAAGATAATAATGAAAAACTCTTTAAGGGTAGCCTTTTTAATAAGGAGATAGGCTTGGTTTATGATAATTGTTTTAATCTGTTGAAAAAGCTAGAGCATAGATTTGACATAAAGTTTAATTATATGGACATCTCAAAATATGACTTAGTTTCAATATATACACTGACTGAATTAGTGGAAAGATATAAAAACTTATAA
- a CDS encoding bifunctional folylpolyglutamate synthase/dihydrofolate synthase gives MKYEEALEYISQTNKFGIRLGLENIGKLLELLGNPQETLNIIHVAGTNGKGSVCSFVSNILRECGYKVGLYTSPYLETFTERIRVNGQNIPQDDVARIIELIKEKIEIMVKEGYAYPTEFEVVTAMAFYYYSEQKVDFVALEVGLGGRYDATNIITKSLVSVIVSISLDHTGILGDTIEKIAYEKAGIIKENGVVLVYDQTDEAKDVIKSVCKEKKAKYIEVDFDDINIKKSDINSQIYDCTVMKETYRDLEIKLIGEHQINNSILAISVIKYLKDINKLANINEESIRKGLINTKWPGRIEKIKENPIFIIDGAHNEDGAKSLAKALDKNFKGRKLTLLIGMLEDKDIDSVLEILLSHFNKVITTTPNNPRAINSDILREKVLKYVDDVTSKHEIEDAVNYTLETSSEDDIIISAGSLYMIGTVRTLVKKL, from the coding sequence ATGAAATATGAAGAAGCATTAGAGTACATATCACAAACTAATAAATTCGGTATAAGATTAGGATTAGAAAATATCGGAAAGTTATTAGAATTATTAGGAAATCCACAAGAAACTTTGAATATAATACATGTAGCTGGAACTAATGGAAAAGGTTCTGTGTGTTCTTTTGTTTCTAATATACTAAGAGAGTGTGGATATAAAGTTGGTTTATATACATCTCCATATTTAGAAACTTTTACTGAGCGTATAAGAGTAAATGGACAAAACATACCACAGGATGATGTTGCTAGAATAATTGAGTTAATAAAAGAAAAAATAGAGATTATGGTAAAAGAAGGCTATGCATATCCAACAGAATTTGAAGTGGTTACTGCAATGGCATTTTATTACTATTCAGAACAAAAGGTAGACTTTGTGGCATTAGAAGTTGGTTTAGGTGGCAGATATGATGCTACAAATATAATAACAAAATCACTTGTAAGTGTGATAGTATCTATAAGTTTGGACCATACAGGTATACTTGGAGATACAATAGAAAAAATAGCGTACGAAAAGGCTGGAATAATAAAGGAAAATGGAGTAGTACTAGTATATGACCAGACTGATGAAGCAAAGGATGTTATAAAGTCAGTTTGTAAAGAGAAAAAAGCTAAATATATAGAAGTTGATTTTGATGATATAAACATAAAAAAATCAGATATAAATTCTCAAATATACGATTGTACTGTAATGAAAGAAACTTATAGAGACCTTGAAATAAAATTGATAGGCGAACATCAAATAAACAATTCTATCTTGGCAATTAGTGTAATAAAATATCTAAAAGACATAAATAAATTAGCAAATATAAATGAAGAATCTATAAGAAAAGGACTTATAAATACTAAATGGCCAGGAAGAATAGAAAAGATAAAGGAAAATCCAATTTTTATAATAGATGGTGCACATAATGAAGATGGAGCAAAATCTTTGGCAAAAGCACTTGATAAGAATTTTAAAGGTAGAAAATTAACCTTATTAATAGGTATGTTAGAAGATAAAGATATTGATAGTGTTTTAGAGATATTGTTGTCACATTTTAATAAGGTAATAACAACAACACCAAATAACCCAAGGGCCATAAATTCAGATATATTAAGAGAAAAAGTATTAAAATATGTAGATGATGTAACATCAAAGCATGAGATAGAGGATGCAGTAAATTATACATTAGAAACATCAAGTGAGGATGATATTATAATAAGTGCAGGTTCATTATATATGATTGGTACAGTGAGAACTTTAGTAAAGAAATTATAA